The following are from one region of the Sciurus carolinensis chromosome 5, mSciCar1.2, whole genome shotgun sequence genome:
- the LOC124985590 gene encoding sperm motility kinase 2B-like, translating to MAFRDRYEVLRTIGCGGCAQVQVARHLPTGAEVAVKVLPKVKGKAALSEASVMRWLNHPNVIQLFQVIETREHVYLVMEHAVGGPALQHIPSRGMRPEEARRVFRQIAGAVGYCHGQGIVHLDLKLSNVVVDAAGTCKLIDFGLSLRVRPGQKLRRCWGTLAYLAPEVLLRREYEGPPADVWSLGVILFYLLTGRCPFRALLRSGMVRRIREGRYHIPDRVPPQARSLIRSMLSMDPARRPTVEQVLQHPWLREGEEALPCQDGEPTPKRPDPAIMAALLDLGHDPYEAWVSLTWGKFDDAAAAYLILRHQLSQGAGCMFKGRPAQHAHPSNGFVLPRRSTSELALHPCASGHDHRLPEEAQHTGHKDLRRVSLAGTDLRWLLQRTPAPAPTPAPKKPSHSRKDTSTGQPKAWKRVARRLATCFRQLCCCEPCGSQEGAPVTGKQKRGRGRARVVPI from the coding sequence ATGGCCTTCCGGGACCGCTATGAGGTCCTGAGGACCATCGGGTGTGGTGGGTGTGCCCAGGTGCAGGTAGCCCGCCATCTCCCCACCGGGGCAGAGGTTGCAGTGAAAGTGCTGCCGAAGGTAAAGGGGAAGGCGGCCCTCTCCGAAGCCAGCGTGATGAGGTGGCTGAATCACCCCAACGTGATCCAGCTGTTCCAGGTGATCGAAACCCGTGAGCACGTCTACTTGGTGATGGAGCACGCGGTGGGGGGCCCGGCGCTCCAGCACATCCCTTCCCGGGGCATGCGGCCGGAGGAGGCGCGGAGGGTGTTCCGGCAGATCGCGGGGGCGGTGGGCTACTGCCACGGCCAGGGCATCGTGCACCTGGACTTGAAGTTGTCCAACGTCGTGGTGGATGCGGCTGGCACCTGCAAGCTCATCGACTTTGGCCTCAGCCTGAGGGTCAGGCCTGGGCAGAAGCTGCGCAGGTGCTGGGGCACCCTGGCCTACCTTGCTCCCGAAGTCCTCCTGAGGCGGGAATACGAGGGCCCCCCAGCGGACGTGTGGAGCCTGGGCGTCATCCTGTTTTATCTGTTGACCGGAAGGTGCCCCTTCAGGGCGCTCTTGCGCTCAGGGATGGTGAGGCGGATCCGGGAGGGAAGGTACCACATCCCTGACCGCGTTCCGCCCCAAGCACGCAGCCTCATCCGTAGCATGCTGAGCATGGACCCGGCACGGCGCCCGACAGTAGAGCAAGTCCTCCAGCACCCGTGGCTGAGGGAAGGTGAGGAGGCTTTGCCCTGTCAGGATGGGGAGCCAACCCCCAAACGCCCAGACCCCGCCATAATGGCAGCCCTGTTGGACTTGGGTCACGACCCGTATGAGGCCTGGGTGTCTCTGACTTGGGGGAAGTTTGATGACGCTGCGGCCGCCTACCTGATCCTTCGGCACCAGCTGAGCCAGGGGGCCGGCTGCATGTTCAAGGGGAGACCTGCGCAACACGCACACCCTTCCAATGGCTTCGTCCTCCCGAGGAGGAGCACCAGCGAGCTTGCCCTTCACCCCTGCGCCTCGGGCCATGACCATCGACTTCCCGAGGAGGCCCAGCACACAGGGCACAAGGACCTCAGAAGGGTCAGCCTGGCTGGCACCGACCTCCGTTGGCTGCTCCAAAGGACCCCTGCACCTGCCCCTACCCCTGCGCCCAAGAAGCCCAGCCATTCCCGCAAAGATACCTCCACAGGGCAGCCCAAGGCCTGGAAGCGGGTGGCTAGGAGGCTTGCCACCTGCTTCCGCCAGCTGTGTTGCTGCGAGCCCTGTGGCAGCCAAGAAGGGGCTCCGGTGACCGGAAAGCAGAAACGTGGCAGAGGCCGAGCAAGAGTGGTTCCCATATGA